From Staphylococcus sp. M0911, a single genomic window includes:
- the glp gene encoding gephyrin-like molybdotransferase Glp, with translation MTFEKRSPIPVKEAIQRIVNQNIRSNKTTVALEESIGHVLANDIIATYDIPRFDKSPYDGFAIRSKDSIGASGEHRIKFKVIDHIGAGSVSQKEVGQHEAVRIMTGAQLPKGADAVVMFEQTVEEEDTFSIRKSFEHHENVSLKGEETQTGDIVLTAGQRINPGAIAVLATYGYTEVEVYEKPSIAVIATGSELLEVGDKLQPGKIRNSNGPMIKALAEQLGINVGSYQIQQDDLKSSIEVVKHAMEKHDMVITTGGVSVGDFDYLPEIYRALDANVLFNKVAMRPGSVTTVAVADQKYLFGLSGNPSACFTGFELFVKPAMNHMMNAKAMYPQIVKATLMEDFTKANPFTRFIRATATLTSAGATVVPSGFNKSGAVVAIAHANAMIMLSGGTRGFKQGHTVDVILTESAAYEEELNI, from the coding sequence ATGACATTTGAAAAAAGAAGTCCAATTCCTGTAAAAGAAGCTATTCAACGAATTGTAAATCAAAATATTCGTTCAAATAAGACCACTGTGGCATTAGAAGAAAGTATTGGGCATGTATTGGCGAATGACATTATAGCTACCTATGATATTCCAAGATTTGATAAGTCACCTTATGATGGGTTTGCAATTAGAAGTAAAGATTCTATAGGTGCTAGTGGTGAGCATAGAATTAAATTTAAAGTGATAGATCATATTGGTGCTGGTTCAGTGTCGCAAAAAGAAGTTGGGCAACACGAAGCGGTACGTATTATGACAGGTGCACAATTACCAAAAGGCGCAGATGCAGTGGTGATGTTTGAGCAAACAGTTGAGGAAGAAGATACATTTTCGATTAGAAAATCTTTTGAACATCATGAGAATGTATCCTTAAAAGGTGAGGAAACACAAACAGGTGACATTGTATTAACAGCTGGGCAACGTATTAACCCAGGTGCTATCGCAGTCTTGGCAACTTATGGTTATACTGAAGTTGAAGTTTATGAAAAACCTAGTATCGCAGTTATCGCTACTGGTAGTGAATTGTTAGAAGTTGGTGATAAACTTCAACCAGGTAAAATTAGAAATTCAAATGGACCTATGATTAAAGCACTAGCTGAACAACTTGGTATCAACGTAGGGTCTTATCAAATACAACAAGATGATTTAAAAAGTAGTATTGAAGTTGTTAAACATGCAATGGAGAAACATGACATGGTCATTACGACAGGTGGCGTATCTGTTGGAGATTTTGATTATTTACCTGAAATTTATCGAGCTTTAGATGCCAATGTATTATTTAATAAAGTCGCTATGCGTCCAGGTAGTGTAACAACCGTTGCCGTAGCTGATCAAAAATATTTGTTTGGTTTATCAGGTAATCCGTCTGCATGTTTTACAGGATTTGAATTATTTGTGAAACCAGCGATGAATCATATGATGAATGCCAAAGCGATGTATCCTCAAATTGTGAAAGCAACACTGATGGAAGATTTTACTAAAGCAAATCCGTTTACAAGATTTATACGAGCTACTGCAACATTAACTTCTGCTGGTGCAACTGTTGTACCTTCTGGTTTTAATAAATCGGGTGCAGTAGTAGCCATTGCACATGCAAATGCCATGATTATGTTGTCAGGAGGGACACGTGGATTTAAACAGGGACATACTGTTGATGTTATACTCACAGAGTCAGCGGCTTACGAAGAGGAATTAAATATATGA
- a CDS encoding MogA/MoaB family molybdenum cofactor biosynthesis protein yields the protein MHTNVKLDRNIEVAVLTVSDTRNYETDKGGQLIQTLLKDENVNIKKENYHIVKDDQEAIYSQLQTWLQQKHIDVIITTGGTGIAQRDVTIEVVRPLLDKEIEGFGELFRYLSYTEDVGTRSLLSRAVAGTHDKTLLFALPGSTGAIKLAINKLIKPELNHLIHEVTK from the coding sequence ATGCATACAAATGTAAAATTAGATAGAAATATAGAAGTTGCAGTACTTACAGTTTCAGATACTAGGAATTATGAAACAGATAAGGGAGGTCAACTGATACAAACGCTATTAAAAGACGAGAATGTAAATATCAAAAAGGAAAATTATCATATTGTAAAAGATGATCAAGAGGCTATCTACAGTCAATTACAAACATGGTTACAACAAAAACATATTGATGTCATTATAACAACTGGTGGTACAGGGATTGCGCAAAGAGATGTAACTATTGAAGTTGTGCGACCTTTATTAGACAAAGAAATTGAAGGATTTGGAGAACTGTTTAGGTATTTAAGCTATACAGAAGATGTAGGTACGAGGTCATTATTATCAAGAGCAGTAGCAGGCACACATGATAAAACATTGTTATTTGCGTTGCCTGGATCTACAGGTGCCATTAAATTAGCTATTAACAAGCTTATTAAACCTGAACTTAATCATTTGATACATGAAGTAACGAAATGA
- a CDS encoding biotin transporter BioY, with protein MSTKDLVYTALMAAIICVLGLVPGVPLPIMPVPIVLQNIGIFLAGIILGRKLGTLCVVIFLLLAAVGLPVLSGGRGGIGAFAGPSAGFLFLYPFVAFFIGWVRDKYLHKINFIILFVVTLVVGVLGLDILGTIIMGFITNIPVKESIKLSLAFMPGDIIKAIIASLVGATILNHSRFKQLIK; from the coding sequence TTGAGTACAAAAGATTTAGTATACACAGCACTAATGGCTGCAATCATTTGTGTTTTAGGATTAGTCCCTGGGGTTCCGTTACCAATCATGCCAGTTCCAATTGTATTACAAAATATTGGTATATTCTTAGCAGGTATCATTTTAGGTAGAAAATTAGGTACATTATGTGTAGTTATCTTTTTATTATTAGCTGCAGTAGGATTACCAGTTTTATCTGGTGGACGTGGCGGTATAGGTGCATTTGCTGGTCCATCTGCAGGATTTTTATTCTTATATCCATTTGTTGCTTTCTTTATCGGATGGGTTAGAGATAAATATTTACATAAAATCAATTTTATTATCTTATTCGTTGTGACTTTAGTGGTAGGCGTTCTTGGGTTAGATATTTTAGGAACAATCATTATGGGATTCATTACAAATATCCCAGTAAAAGAATCTATTAAATTATCGTTAGCATTTATGCCAGGTGACATTATTAAAGCGATCATAGCAAGTTTAGTAGGCGCAACGATTTTGAATCATTCTCGATTCAAACAGTTGATTAAATAA
- a CDS encoding GNAT family N-acetyltransferase codes for MKHLTISDIYLEGNMLSEDARKTIYLTPTDALQYSNNTWLYHQCPTQVQWLTDIETQKEMHVAQGSDHLSFYFPENEYLNEAWFDLFKELGFKLGVLEFYLIEGHDLAQLNKRNDVTLVKVNKGNLQDYLDIYYQFSLPFGKKFAEQSVKNVKQNFNTNRATPMISYLNAQPVGIVDIIENKNSVEIDGFGVLEDYQRKGIGQTMQSFVGELAGDRPVMLVADGEDTVKDMYLKQGYVYRSFRYQVLKEKI; via the coding sequence ATGAAACATTTGACGATATCAGACATTTATTTAGAAGGAAATATGCTATCAGAAGATGCACGTAAAACCATTTATTTAACACCGACTGATGCACTGCAATATTCCAATAATACATGGTTATATCATCAGTGTCCGACACAAGTGCAATGGCTAACAGATATTGAAACTCAAAAAGAAATGCATGTTGCACAAGGATCTGACCATTTATCCTTCTATTTCCCAGAAAATGAGTATCTTAATGAAGCTTGGTTTGATTTATTTAAAGAACTAGGATTTAAATTGGGTGTCTTAGAATTTTATCTGATAGAAGGACATGATTTAGCTCAATTAAACAAAAGAAATGACGTCACATTAGTCAAAGTTAATAAGGGGAACTTGCAAGACTATCTTGATATTTATTATCAATTTTCTTTACCATTTGGTAAAAAATTTGCGGAACAAAGCGTTAAGAATGTTAAACAAAATTTTAATACTAATAGAGCAACACCAATGATTAGCTATTTAAACGCTCAACCTGTTGGTATTGTAGACATCATTGAAAATAAAAACTCGGTTGAAATAGATGGTTTTGGTGTCTTAGAGGACTACCAAAGAAAGGGTATCGGACAAACGATGCAATCATTTGTAGGTGAACTAGCCGGTGACCGACCAGTGATGTTAGTTGCCGATGGTGAAGATACAGTTAAAGACATGTATTTGAAACAAGGGTATGTCTATCGTAGTTTTAGATATCAAGTTTTAAAAGAAAAAATATAA
- a CDS encoding molybdenum cofactor biosynthesis protein MoaE has protein sequence MKQFEIVTKPIQTEPYREFTLNEHQGAMVMFTGHVREWTKGVKTEYLEYEAYIPMAEKKMAQIGQEIEEKWPGTITTIVHRIGPLQISDIAVLIVVSSPHRKYAYQANEYAIERIKEIVPIWKKEIWEDGSEWQGHQKGSYDESLRGK, from the coding sequence ATGAAGCAATTTGAAATCGTAACAAAGCCGATTCAAACCGAACCTTATCGTGAATTCACGTTAAATGAACATCAAGGTGCAATGGTCATGTTTACTGGACATGTACGTGAATGGACGAAAGGTGTTAAAACAGAGTATTTAGAATATGAAGCATATATTCCAATGGCAGAGAAGAAAATGGCTCAAATTGGTCAAGAGATAGAAGAAAAGTGGCCTGGCACCATCACAACCATTGTTCACAGAATAGGCCCATTACAAATATCAGACATAGCTGTCTTAATTGTCGTATCTTCACCACATCGTAAATATGCATATCAGGCAAATGAATATGCAATAGAGCGAATTAAAGAAATTGTTCCAATTTGGAAAAAAGAAATTTGGGAAGATGGATCAGAGTGGCAAGGGCATCAAAAAGGTAGCTACGATGAAAGCCTTAGGGGGAAGTAA
- the moaD gene encoding molybdopterin converting factor subunit 1, whose product MKVLYFAELKDIINQQSESIDLSERVRVADFKDLLLQRHPELTHKQFQIAVNEEFVKDTDMIGTGDTVALIPPVSGG is encoded by the coding sequence ATGAAAGTACTCTACTTTGCAGAACTTAAAGATATAATCAATCAACAATCGGAATCAATCGATTTGTCAGAAAGGGTTAGGGTTGCAGATTTTAAAGACTTACTATTGCAACGACATCCTGAATTAACACATAAGCAATTTCAAATTGCAGTAAATGAAGAATTTGTTAAAGATACAGATATGATAGGAACTGGTGATACAGTAGCACTCATCCCACCAGTCAGCGGAGGATAA
- the moaC gene encoding cyclic pyranopterin monophosphate synthase MoaC has translation MSEFTHINQQGNAKMVDVSNKEVTKRTAIAHSSIIVNETIYQQIVQNTNAKGNVLNTAQIAGIMAAKNTSTIIPMCHPLPLTGIDVSFEWNTTSLNHFELNIQATVSTTGKTGVEMEALTAASVTALTIYDMTKAVDKGMTIGQTYLTSKSGGKSGDYHRSN, from the coding sequence ATGTCAGAATTTACACACATTAATCAACAAGGTAACGCTAAAATGGTCGATGTTTCTAATAAGGAAGTTACTAAACGAACAGCTATTGCACATTCAAGTATTATAGTGAATGAAACAATTTATCAACAAATTGTTCAAAATACGAACGCTAAAGGTAACGTATTAAATACTGCACAAATTGCTGGAATTATGGCTGCTAAAAATACTTCAACGATTATTCCAATGTGCCATCCGCTTCCATTAACGGGTATAGATGTTTCGTTTGAATGGAATACAACATCGTTAAATCATTTCGAACTGAACATTCAAGCTACAGTATCTACAACAGGTAAAACTGGTGTAGAAATGGAAGCCTTAACTGCTGCTTCTGTAACAGCTTTAACCATCTATGATATGACCAAAGCAGTTGATAAGGGAATGACAATAGGCCAAACTTATCTAACATCTAAATCCGGTGGAAAATCAGGCGATTATCATCGATCAAATTAG
- a CDS encoding ThiF family adenylyltransferase, translating to MNQERYSRQILFKHIKEEGQHLIGQKHVMVVGMGALGTHVAEGLVRAGIQHLTIVDRDYIELSNLQRQTLFTEHDAKDMLPKVIAAKKHLEAIRHDIVINAYVSHVDAYFLDTYTTHIDLIIDATDNFETRQLINDIAYQKCIPWIYGGVVQSTYAQTTFIPGKTPCFNCLVPHLPSINLTCDTVGVIQPAVTMTTSCQLVDALKVLTNQTTDIKLKYGDIWEGYHHAIGFKNMQNDTCPTCGKTPHYPFLKNRQRQYTTLCGRDTVQYNNSMISQEMLERFLKTHHIQYKQNPYMIVFSFNGYRIVAFNGGRLLIHGMNNPNEATKLINQLFG from the coding sequence ATGAATCAAGAGAGATATTCAAGGCAAATCTTATTTAAACATATTAAAGAAGAAGGACAACATCTTATTGGTCAAAAACATGTCATGGTTGTAGGTATGGGTGCATTGGGAACTCATGTGGCAGAAGGTTTGGTCCGAGCAGGTATTCAACACCTGACAATCGTTGATCGTGATTACATTGAGCTTAGTAATTTACAGAGACAAACCTTGTTCACTGAACACGACGCAAAAGATATGTTACCAAAAGTCATTGCAGCTAAGAAGCATTTAGAAGCGATTCGTCATGATATTGTTATTAATGCTTATGTATCACATGTTGATGCATACTTTTTAGACACCTACACAACGCATATCGATTTAATCATTGATGCAACTGATAACTTTGAAACACGACAACTCATTAATGATATTGCATATCAAAAATGTATACCATGGATATATGGGGGTGTTGTTCAAAGTACATATGCTCAAACAACCTTCATACCTGGCAAGACGCCTTGTTTTAATTGCTTAGTCCCACACTTGCCTTCAATCAATTTGACTTGTGATACAGTCGGAGTTATACAACCTGCTGTAACAATGACAACTAGTTGTCAACTTGTTGATGCTTTAAAAGTTCTAACCAATCAGACCACAGATATCAAATTGAAATATGGTGATATTTGGGAAGGTTACCATCATGCCATTGGTTTTAAAAATATGCAAAATGATACATGTCCGACTTGTGGAAAAACACCTCATTATCCATTCCTGAAGAATAGACAACGTCAATATACAACGTTATGTGGAAGAGATACAGTACAATACAATAATTCGATGATTTCCCAGGAAATGTTAGAAAGATTTTTAAAGACGCATCATATTCAATATAAACAGAATCCATATATGATCGTTTTTTCATTCAATGGTTATCGTATCGTTGCATTTAATGGTGGAAGATTACTTATTCACGGTATGAATAACCCTAATGAAGCTACAAAATTAATTAATCAATTATTTGGTTAA
- the modA gene encoding molybdate ABC transporter substrate-binding protein, producing the protein MKYKSIFVMMLMSLLVLGGCSNSSTDNGKKSDKADNGKKQELQISAAASLTDVSKELKKEFEKEHKEAKVDFNYGGSGALRQQVESGAPVDVIMSANTKDVDILKNKKKAHNTYNYAKNNLVLIGEKDKDYHSVKDLKGNDKLALGQIETVPAGKYGKQYLEENNLWNTVKDKVIYAKDVKQVLNYVQKGNAQQGFVYKTDLYKNKKKIDNVKEIKQVKLSKPITYKAGATSDKKLAKEWMDFLKTDKAKQIIKDYQFSA; encoded by the coding sequence ATGAAATATAAAAGTATTTTTGTAATGATGTTAATGAGTTTACTTGTGTTAGGAGGATGTTCGAATTCATCTACTGACAATGGTAAAAAAAGTGACAAGGCTGATAATGGTAAGAAACAGGAATTACAAATTTCAGCAGCAGCAAGTTTAACAGATGTAAGTAAAGAATTGAAAAAAGAATTTGAAAAAGAACATAAAGAGGCGAAAGTTGACTTCAACTATGGCGGTTCAGGTGCCTTAAGACAACAAGTTGAATCAGGTGCACCTGTTGATGTCATTATGTCAGCTAATACCAAAGATGTTGATATCTTGAAAAATAAAAAGAAAGCACATAATACATATAATTATGCTAAAAATAACTTAGTACTTATTGGTGAAAAAGACAAAGACTATCATTCTGTTAAAGATTTAAAAGGAAATGATAAATTGGCTTTAGGCCAAATCGAAACAGTACCAGCAGGTAAATATGGTAAACAATATTTAGAAGAAAACAACTTATGGAATACTGTTAAGGACAAAGTCATTTATGCAAAAGATGTTAAACAAGTGTTGAATTATGTACAAAAAGGTAATGCGCAACAAGGATTTGTATATAAAACAGATTTATATAAAAATAAGAAAAAAATTGATAATGTAAAAGAAATTAAACAAGTGAAGTTATCAAAACCAATCACTTATAAAGCGGGAGCTACTTCTGATAAAAAATTAGCTAAAGAATGGATGGACTTCTTAAAAACAGATAAAGCTAAACAAATTATCAAAGACTATCAGTTCTCAGCATAG
- a CDS encoding ATP-binding cassette domain-containing protein — translation MLKIDISHKINQRNIEIHINDDAPKIYAIQGPSGIGKTTILNMIAGLKKADQAEIEVNQRLLTSTSKRTQMKIQQRCIGYLFQDYQLFPHLTVEQNITFMAQYSDHINYVMDTLNITHIVDQYPITLSGGEAQCVALARALSIKPDLLLLDEPFSSLDDNTKRESMNLVHKIYELWNIPIIFVTHSNEEAHTLADEIIMIS, via the coding sequence ATGTTGAAAATTGACATCTCACACAAGATTAATCAGCGCAATATTGAGATTCATATAAATGATGATGCTCCTAAGATTTATGCTATACAAGGACCATCTGGAATAGGGAAGACTACTATATTAAATATGATTGCGGGTCTAAAAAAAGCGGATCAAGCTGAAATTGAAGTGAATCAACGATTGCTTACTAGTACATCTAAACGAACACAGATGAAAATTCAACAGAGATGTATTGGTTATTTATTTCAAGACTATCAATTATTTCCACATCTAACGGTGGAACAGAATATTACTTTTATGGCACAATATTCCGATCATATCAATTATGTTATGGATACACTTAACATTACACATATAGTTGATCAATATCCTATCACATTATCTGGAGGGGAAGCACAATGTGTAGCATTAGCTCGAGCATTAAGTATTAAACCCGACTTATTACTTTTAGACGAACCTTTCTCTAGTTTAGACGACAACACTAAGAGAGAGAGTATGAACCTAGTCCATAAAATTTATGAATTATGGAACATACCAATTATTTTTGTTACACATTCAAATGAAGAGGCACATACGCTTGCTGATGAAATAATAATGATTTCTTAA
- the mobB gene encoding molybdopterin-guanine dinucleotide biosynthesis protein B: MILQMIGYKNVGKTTLMTHAISFLKERNFKVASIKHHGHQGEDIQLQHQHVDHMKHFQSGADQSIVQGHAYRQTVTRSTEQSLSNIIKESVTIDCDVVLVEGFKHENYDKIIVYENEKQLRELNHLNNICYRIKLNEPNAYQKFDEWLINKVTHKD, translated from the coding sequence ATGATATTACAAATGATTGGATATAAAAATGTTGGAAAAACGACATTGATGACACATGCAATATCATTTTTAAAAGAGCGAAATTTTAAAGTTGCAAGCATCAAACATCATGGTCATCAAGGTGAAGATATTCAATTACAACATCAGCACGTAGACCATATGAAACACTTTCAATCTGGTGCCGATCAGAGTATTGTACAAGGTCATGCCTATCGTCAGACAGTCACTAGATCGACTGAACAAAGCCTTTCTAATATTATTAAGGAATCTGTTACAATTGATTGTGATGTTGTTTTAGTTGAAGGCTTTAAACATGAAAATTATGACAAGATTATTGTTTATGAGAATGAAAAACAATTACGTGAGTTAAATCATTTAAACAATATATGTTATAGGATAAAATTAAATGAACCAAATGCTTATCAAAAATTTGATGAATGGTTAATAAATAAAGTAACACATAAGGATTGA
- the fdhD gene encoding formate dehydrogenase accessory sulfurtransferase FdhD, which produces MNRDISSNQNIVRYENGQLKESVDTYVTEFPLTIMVNGEEFATVICSPTNMEELVLGFLASEGALLKKDELKSIQIDDSKGFAHVELTKSLNDRFEYSTKRMIASCCGKSREFYFQNDAATAKTSLSKITITPQQVLNMMTRLQSASTIFKQTGGLHNAAISDGDAFFEHRQDIGRHNALDKLYGFCIQNHIPVRNKVLIFSGRISSEILIKAAKIGVGVILSKSAPTTLAIQLAHDLNITAVGFIRDGNFNIYSHPERIKAAKDSTE; this is translated from the coding sequence ATGAATAGAGATATATCATCTAATCAAAATATTGTACGATATGAAAATGGACAACTAAAGGAAAGTGTTGACACATATGTAACTGAATTCCCATTAACTATTATGGTAAATGGCGAAGAATTTGCCACTGTTATTTGTAGCCCTACTAATATGGAAGAATTAGTTTTGGGCTTTCTAGCTTCTGAAGGTGCCTTATTAAAAAAAGATGAATTAAAGTCCATTCAAATTGATGATAGCAAAGGCTTTGCCCATGTCGAATTAACAAAGTCTCTAAATGACCGCTTCGAGTATTCCACTAAACGCATGATTGCTTCATGTTGTGGTAAAAGTCGCGAATTTTATTTTCAAAATGATGCCGCTACTGCTAAGACATCGCTTTCTAAAATTACAATCACACCTCAACAAGTATTGAATATGATGACTCGTTTACAAAGTGCAAGTACGATATTCAAACAAACAGGTGGTTTGCATAATGCAGCAATTAGTGATGGTGATGCATTTTTTGAACATCGACAAGATATTGGACGTCATAATGCACTAGATAAGCTATATGGTTTTTGTATTCAAAACCATATACCTGTTAGAAATAAAGTTTTAATATTCAGCGGTCGTATTTCGTCAGAAATTTTAATCAAGGCTGCTAAAATTGGCGTGGGTGTTATATTATCTAAGTCAGCGCCTACTACACTTGCGATTCAACTTGCACATGATTTAAACATCACAGCAGTAGGTTTTATTAGAGATGGTAATTTCAATATATATAGCCACCCTGAACGTATTAAAGCTGCTAAAGATTCTACCGAATAA
- the mobA gene encoding molybdenum cofactor guanylyltransferase MobA: MKAIILAGGESRRFGRPKAFAEVEGQMFYQRIIKVLESTNMFNDIVISTNNQLKNQFAHPNVVVDTDKHKGKGPLAGILTAMQEYPDEELFFVVSVDTPMINERAINQLYQFMVSHLIDDQIDIATVKAAGHYIPTIGFYSPKTKAMIETILESDDYSFKQLYNQMNIDWIKVEDIKAPSYWYYNINSQQDLDTLKQQLS; encoded by the coding sequence ATGAAAGCAATTATACTTGCTGGAGGAGAGTCCAGACGCTTTGGACGTCCTAAAGCATTTGCCGAAGTTGAAGGGCAAATGTTTTATCAGCGAATTATCAAAGTATTGGAATCAACAAATATGTTTAATGATATTGTTATTAGTACAAACAATCAACTGAAAAATCAATTTGCACATCCAAACGTGGTTGTTGATACCGATAAACATAAAGGGAAAGGCCCATTAGCAGGTATATTAACAGCTATGCAAGAGTATCCAGATGAAGAATTATTTTTCGTAGTGTCAGTAGACACACCTATGATTAATGAAAGAGCTATTAATCAACTCTATCAGTTTATGGTGTCACACTTAATAGATGATCAAATAGATATCGCAACGGTAAAAGCAGCAGGACATTATATTCCAACAATTGGTTTTTATAGTCCTAAGACGAAAGCCATGATAGAAACTATTTTAGAGTCCGATGATTATAGTTTTAAACAATTATATAATCAAATGAATATAGATTGGATTAAAGTAGAAGATATCAAAGCACCGTCATATTGGTATTACAATATCAATTCTCAACAAGACTTGGACACTTTAAAACAACAGTTAAGTTAA
- a CDS encoding nucleoside hydrolase produces MKKVYFNHDGGVDDLVSLFLLIHMENVELVGVSTIGADCYLEPSLSASIKIINRFSKQKLDVAPSYERGKNPFPKDWRMHAFFMDALPILNEKVASAESKENTLEAYEDIIDKLKKAEDKLILLFTGPLTDLAKALKTDPTIENKIEKLVWMGGTFLEKGNVEEPEHDGTAEWNAFWDPEAVKIVFDSEIKIDMVALESTNQVPLTLDVRQRWADERHFTGIDFLGVSYAAVPPLTHFVTNSTYFLWDVLTTAYVGNPKLTKSVKLNVDVIAHGPSQGRTVQRDNGREINMINYVERNKFFNYIGDLAKRAK; encoded by the coding sequence ATGAAAAAAGTTTATTTTAATCATGATGGTGGCGTCGATGATCTAGTATCATTATTTTTACTTATACATATGGAGAATGTAGAACTAGTAGGAGTTAGTACAATTGGAGCAGATTGTTACTTAGAGCCATCTTTAAGTGCATCTATAAAAATAATTAACCGTTTTTCGAAGCAAAAACTTGATGTTGCACCATCTTATGAAAGAGGCAAAAATCCATTTCCAAAAGATTGGAGAATGCATGCTTTCTTCATGGATGCATTACCTATTTTAAATGAAAAAGTGGCCAGTGCTGAGTCAAAAGAAAACACACTTGAAGCTTATGAAGATATTATAGATAAACTTAAAAAAGCAGAAGATAAGCTCATTCTACTATTTACTGGACCATTAACAGATTTAGCAAAGGCTTTAAAAACTGATCCAACAATCGAAAATAAAATTGAAAAACTTGTTTGGATGGGCGGAACATTTCTAGAAAAAGGGAACGTTGAAGAACCCGAACATGATGGCACTGCAGAATGGAACGCTTTTTGGGATCCAGAAGCAGTTAAAATAGTATTTGATAGTGAAATTAAAATAGACATGGTTGCACTAGAAAGTACAAACCAAGTCCCATTAACTTTAGATGTAAGACAACGTTGGGCTGATGAGCGTCATTTTACAGGTATTGATTTCTTAGGTGTTAGTTATGCAGCAGTCCCACCATTAACTCATTTTGTTACTAATTCAACGTATTTCTTATGGGATGTACTTACGACAGCTTATGTTGGAAATCCAAAATTAACTAAATCAGTAAAACTAAATGTAGATGTAATTGCTCATGGTCCGAGTCAAGGTAGAACTGTTCAAAGGGATAATGGTAGAGAGATTAATATGATCAATTACGTAGAACGCAATAAGTTCTTTAACTATATAGGCGATTTAGCAAAACGAGCAAAATAA
- the modB gene encoding molybdate ABC transporter permease subunit, giving the protein MPDLTSFWISIRIATMSTIIVMILGIIVSKWLYHRKKRWVKIVESFILLPIVLAPTVMGFILLIVFSPRGIIGQFFNNILHLPVVFTLTGAVIASVIVSFPLMYQHTIQGFNSIDKRMLDTARTMGASESKIFYRIVLPLSKRYILSGIVMSFARAIGEFGATLMVAGYIPNKTNTLPLEIYFLVVEGKENQAWLWVLVLVAFSIVVIMTINLMNYDKFRERD; this is encoded by the coding sequence ATGCCTGACTTAACTTCATTCTGGATATCTATCCGTATAGCAACAATGAGTACGATCATCGTCATGATATTAGGTATCATAGTATCTAAATGGCTATACCATCGTAAAAAGCGATGGGTAAAAATAGTGGAGAGTTTCATCTTATTACCTATCGTCTTAGCGCCAACAGTGATGGGGTTTATATTACTTATTGTTTTTTCACCACGAGGAATTATAGGTCAATTCTTCAATAATATATTACATTTGCCAGTAGTATTTACACTAACAGGGGCGGTTATCGCTTCAGTGATAGTAAGTTTTCCGCTTATGTACCAACATACGATTCAAGGCTTTAATAGTATTGATAAACGTATGTTAGATACTGCACGTACAATGGGCGCAAGTGAAAGTAAAATATTTTATCGTATTGTACTTCCGTTATCGAAACGCTATATATTATCTGGTATCGTGATGAGCTTTGCGAGAGCAATTGGAGAATTTGGTGCAACATTAATGGTAGCAGGTTACATTCCTAATAAAACAAATACATTACCATTAGAAATTTATTTCTTAGTAGTTGAAGGTAAAGAAAATCAAGCTTGGCTTTGGGTCTTAGTACTTGTAGCATTCTCTATTGTAGTCATCATGACGATCAATTTAATGAATTATGATAAATTCAGGGAGCGTGATTAA